From a region of the Tenggerimyces flavus genome:
- a CDS encoding MalY/PatB family protein, producing MSSSLYDDLSLSALRERQSEKWRAFPPDVLPVWVAEMDYPLAPPIREVLHSFVDRGDTGYPWVGELPSAFASFALARYGVAVDPSRAYVVSDIMRGIQVALEVLTPPDSGVAFLTPAYPPFFESVPYVGRRVVSVPLVFAASGRPSVDLDRLASALARPDVSAFLLCNPHNPTGRMFTAGELSAMAEIAERSDVVVLSDEVHAPLTYGAARHVPFWSLSSDVARRSVTFVSASKAWNVPGLKCAMALAGSPEVSKALQTLPAEILVGSSVLGIAANIAAFRSGLPWLTETLDYLAVNRTLLQSLLAEKLPSVRYALPDATYLAWLDCRDLGLGPDPAAAFLERGRVAAVGGHHFGVEEGTGFVRFNFATSKAILTEAVARMASAVES from the coding sequence GTGAGCTCGTCCTTGTACGACGACCTGTCCTTGTCCGCGTTGCGCGAGCGGCAGTCGGAGAAGTGGCGGGCGTTTCCGCCGGACGTGCTGCCGGTGTGGGTGGCGGAGATGGACTACCCGCTCGCGCCGCCGATCCGCGAGGTGCTGCACTCGTTCGTCGACCGGGGCGACACGGGCTATCCGTGGGTGGGCGAGCTGCCTTCCGCTTTCGCGTCGTTCGCGCTTGCTCGGTACGGGGTCGCTGTGGATCCGTCGCGGGCTTACGTGGTGTCGGACATCATGCGCGGGATCCAGGTGGCTCTCGAGGTGTTGACGCCGCCGGACTCGGGGGTGGCGTTCCTCACGCCGGCCTATCCGCCGTTCTTCGAGTCGGTCCCGTACGTCGGGCGCCGTGTGGTGTCGGTGCCGCTGGTCTTTGCTGCTTCGGGCCGGCCCTCGGTCGACCTGGACCGGCTGGCCTCGGCGCTGGCGCGGCCAGACGTGTCGGCGTTCCTGCTCTGCAACCCGCACAACCCGACGGGGCGGATGTTCACCGCTGGTGAGCTGTCCGCGATGGCGGAGATCGCGGAACGTTCGGACGTCGTCGTGCTGTCGGACGAGGTGCACGCGCCGCTGACATATGGCGCCGCGCGGCACGTGCCGTTCTGGTCACTGTCGTCCGACGTCGCTCGGCGGTCGGTGACGTTCGTGTCCGCCTCGAAGGCGTGGAACGTCCCCGGCCTGAAGTGCGCGATGGCCTTGGCCGGCAGCCCCGAGGTGTCGAAGGCACTGCAGACCTTGCCGGCGGAGATCCTCGTCGGCAGCAGCGTGCTGGGCATCGCCGCCAACATCGCAGCGTTCCGTTCCGGTCTTCCCTGGTTGACGGAAACCCTGGACTACCTGGCTGTCAACCGCACGTTGCTCCAGTCGCTGCTGGCGGAGAAGCTGCCGAGCGTTCGGTACGCCTTGCCGGACGCGACGTACCTCGCCTGGCTGGACTGCCGCGACCTGGGCCTCGGCCCCGACCCCGCCGCCGCCTTCCTGGAGCGGGGCCGCGTCGCCGCAGTCGGCGGCCACCACTTCGGCGTGGAAGAGGGAACGGGCTTCGTCCGCTTCAACTTCGCCACCTCGAAGGCCATCCTCACCGAAGCCGTCGCCCGCATGGCCTCCGCAGTCGAGAGCTAG
- a CDS encoding PLP-dependent cysteine synthase family protein, producing MSCTGDSTQGRCAFDRAWVNEAIRRVEADANRSADTHLHVFPLPSEWGIDLYLKDESVHPTGSLKHRLARSLFLYALTNGWIGEGTTVIEASSGSTAVSEAYFARLLGLPFVAVMPASTSPEKIALIELYGGKCHLVDDARGIYAESKRLAEATGGHYLDQFTYAERATDWRGNNNIAESIFEQLSAERHPVPEWIVVGAGTGGTSATIGRYVRYRRYDTRVCVVDPQGSAFYDGWRYNDADRTGVGSRVEGIGRPRVEPSFVPTVVDRMMRVPDGASIAAMRYLARVTGRRSGGSTGTNLWGALRLVSELLAAGRQGSVVTLICDGGDRYAHTYYDDAWVAAQHLELESYTETLSRFGANGEWVEP from the coding sequence ATGTCATGTACGGGCGACTCGACGCAGGGCCGGTGTGCGTTCGACCGGGCGTGGGTGAACGAGGCGATCCGGCGCGTCGAGGCCGACGCCAACCGCAGCGCCGACACCCATCTGCACGTGTTCCCGCTGCCGAGCGAGTGGGGCATCGACCTCTACCTCAAGGACGAGTCGGTCCACCCGACCGGCAGCCTCAAGCACCGGCTCGCGCGGTCCCTCTTCCTGTACGCGTTGACGAACGGCTGGATCGGCGAGGGCACGACCGTCATCGAGGCCTCCAGCGGTTCGACCGCCGTGAGCGAGGCGTACTTCGCCCGGCTGCTCGGGCTGCCGTTCGTCGCCGTGATGCCGGCGTCGACGTCGCCGGAGAAGATCGCGCTGATCGAGCTGTACGGCGGCAAGTGCCACCTCGTCGACGACGCGCGCGGCATCTACGCCGAGTCCAAGCGGCTGGCCGAGGCGACCGGCGGGCACTACCTCGACCAGTTCACCTACGCCGAACGCGCGACCGACTGGCGTGGCAACAACAACATCGCGGAGAGCATCTTCGAGCAGCTGTCCGCCGAACGGCATCCCGTGCCGGAGTGGATCGTCGTCGGCGCCGGAACGGGCGGGACGAGCGCGACGATCGGCCGGTACGTGCGGTACCGCCGCTACGACACCCGGGTCTGCGTGGTCGATCCGCAAGGGTCGGCGTTCTACGACGGGTGGCGGTACAACGACGCCGACCGGACGGGCGTGGGCTCGCGGGTGGAGGGCATCGGGCGGCCCCGGGTGGAGCCGTCGTTCGTTCCGACCGTCGTCGACCGGATGATGCGGGTGCCGGACGGTGCCTCGATCGCGGCGATGCGGTATCTCGCGCGGGTGACGGGTCGTCGTTCCGGCGGCTCGACGGGCACGAACCTGTGGGGCGCGCTGCGGTTGGTGTCGGAGCTGCTGGCGGCGGGGCGGCAGGGCAGCGTGGTGACGCTGATCTGCGACGGCGGGGATCGCTACGCGCACACGTACTACGACGACGCGTGGGTGGCGGCGCAGCACCTCGAGCTGGAGTCATACACGGAGACATTGAGCCGGTTCGGCGCGAATGGGGAGTGGGTGGAGCCGTGA
- a CDS encoding calcium-binding protein, with translation MRIVRRLAVGLVVGAGMVAGTSVPAHAAPIATFGAGVLTVFGDNLDNSFTVSRGTTGTILVNGGAVPVSGGTPRIENTTLIQVFGQGGNDTLTLSELNGPLPRANLFGSAGNDTLTGGAGADQLFGQVGNDTLNGAGGSDFLFGGSENDTLVGGRGADQVFGEAGTDRLVWNPGDDRDALEGGAGTDTVEVNGEESAERFTATAVGTRVRFDRLGAAPFALDIGSSEELSLVARGGDDTFDAVGNPAIKLQVDGGAGNDTLTGGNGVDVFLGGDGIDVVDGRQGNDVAFLGPGDDVFVWNPGDGSDVVEGQDGTDELGFNGNAANEKFEASANGGRVRFTRDVGFIVMDLNDVESIAANPLGGADTVTVQDLSGTDLATFHAQLTGLLGGEVADRAPDNVIVRGTNGDDVVIAHGDSELVSVEGLATQVNVVTGEPGDRLAFSALFGDDVLDATGLTSTAPQLEADGGEGDDVLIGGDGPDILRGGPGDDVLLGGPGRDTIDGGEGDDVELELRGREWLIQHGKSDVLP, from the coding sequence ATGCGCATAGTCAGACGACTCGCCGTCGGCCTCGTCGTCGGGGCAGGGATGGTCGCCGGCACCAGCGTGCCGGCGCACGCCGCGCCGATCGCCACGTTCGGTGCCGGGGTGCTCACGGTCTTCGGCGACAACCTGGACAACTCGTTCACGGTCAGCCGCGGTACGACCGGCACCATCCTCGTCAACGGCGGCGCGGTCCCGGTCTCGGGCGGGACGCCGCGGATCGAGAACACGACGCTGATCCAGGTCTTCGGGCAGGGCGGGAACGACACGCTCACGCTCAGCGAGCTCAACGGCCCACTGCCCCGCGCCAACCTGTTCGGCTCGGCCGGCAACGACACTCTCACCGGCGGCGCCGGCGCGGACCAGCTGTTCGGGCAGGTGGGCAACGACACCTTGAACGGCGCCGGCGGGAGCGACTTCCTCTTCGGTGGTTCGGAGAACGACACGCTGGTCGGCGGTCGTGGAGCCGACCAGGTGTTCGGCGAGGCCGGAACGGACCGCCTGGTCTGGAATCCGGGCGACGACCGGGACGCGCTCGAGGGCGGTGCGGGGACCGACACGGTCGAGGTGAACGGCGAGGAGAGCGCCGAGCGGTTCACCGCGACGGCCGTGGGTACGCGGGTCCGCTTCGACCGGCTCGGCGCCGCTCCGTTCGCGCTCGACATCGGCTCCTCGGAGGAGCTTTCCCTCGTGGCGAGGGGCGGTGACGACACGTTCGACGCGGTGGGCAACCCGGCGATCAAGCTGCAGGTCGACGGCGGGGCGGGGAACGACACGCTGACAGGCGGCAACGGGGTCGACGTGTTCCTCGGTGGCGACGGTATCGACGTCGTCGACGGCCGGCAGGGCAACGACGTCGCGTTCCTCGGCCCGGGTGACGACGTCTTCGTCTGGAACCCCGGCGACGGCAGCGACGTGGTCGAGGGACAGGACGGGACGGACGAGCTCGGCTTCAACGGCAACGCCGCGAACGAGAAGTTCGAGGCCTCGGCGAACGGCGGCCGGGTGCGCTTCACCCGCGACGTCGGCTTCATCGTCATGGACCTCAACGACGTCGAGTCGATCGCCGCGAACCCGCTCGGCGGCGCCGACACGGTCACCGTGCAGGACCTGTCGGGCACCGACCTGGCGACGTTCCACGCCCAGCTCACCGGCCTCCTCGGCGGCGAGGTCGCCGACCGGGCGCCGGACAACGTGATCGTGCGCGGGACGAACGGCGACGACGTGGTCATCGCGCACGGCGACTCGGAGCTCGTCTCGGTCGAAGGACTGGCGACGCAGGTGAACGTGGTGACGGGCGAGCCCGGCGACCGGCTGGCGTTCTCCGCCTTGTTCGGCGACGACGTCCTGGACGCGACTGGGCTGACGTCGACCGCGCCGCAGCTCGAGGCCGACGGCGGCGAGGGCGACGACGTCCTGATCGGCGGCGACGGCCCCGACATCCTGCGCGGCGGCCCGGGCGACGACGTCCTGCTCGGCGGTCCTGGCCGCGACACCATCGACGGCGGCGAGGGCGACGACGTCGAGCTCGAGCTACGCGGCCGCGAGTGGCTCATCCAGCACGGGAAGTCGGACGTATTGCCTTAG
- a CDS encoding CBU_0592 family membrane protein, translated as MTEQIVQLVGAVLVLGAFVLSQAKVVDANSLPYLLLNAVGASVLAVLAFHERQWGFLLLEGVWALVSLVGLTQRAKAIRPTSRAG; from the coding sequence ATGACCGAACAGATCGTCCAGCTCGTTGGCGCCGTCCTCGTCCTCGGAGCGTTCGTGCTCTCCCAGGCCAAGGTCGTCGACGCCAACTCGCTTCCCTACCTCCTGCTCAACGCCGTCGGCGCCAGCGTGCTCGCCGTGCTCGCGTTTCACGAACGCCAGTGGGGCTTCCTGCTGCTCGAAGGCGTCTGGGCACTCGTCTCCCTCGTCGGGCTCACACAACGGGCTAAGGCAATACGTCCGACTTCCCGTGCTGGATGA
- a CDS encoding DUF4229 domain-containing protein, with amino-acid sequence MRTFLIYSLLRAAVFAGCFGVLYVLFGSQVSVWLVAMLAIVFTAGLSWLLLRQRGAEAGAELSKAFRKVQHRIDESARKEDEALDAQPGEEAHQPPRREV; translated from the coding sequence ATGAGAACGTTCCTGATCTACAGCCTGCTCCGGGCGGCCGTTTTCGCCGGCTGCTTCGGCGTGCTGTACGTCCTGTTCGGCAGCCAGGTCTCGGTCTGGCTGGTCGCGATGCTCGCGATCGTCTTCACCGCCGGCCTGTCCTGGCTGCTGCTCCGCCAGCGCGGCGCCGAAGCCGGCGCCGAGCTGTCGAAGGCGTTCCGCAAGGTCCAGCACCGCATCGACGAGTCCGCCCGCAAGGAAGACGAGGCGCTCGACGCCCAGCCGGGTGAGGAAGCTCACCAGCCGCCGCGCCGCGAGGTGTGA
- a CDS encoding threonine ammonia-lyase gives MTLISLADVQAAAERIRGGIVRTPLVPTLWADRLWLKPENLQVIGAFKIRGALNAVGKLAPEVRARGIISHSSGNHAQATALAARHYGVKAVAVMPEGSPRVKVERTRALGAEVVIVPPQDREPRTLALAEEHGYVIVPPFDHPDVIAGQGTIGLEILVDLPSAGTVLVPTGGGGLVSGIATAVKALSPETRVIAVEPKFAAELQESLEVGERVTWPVDRTYRTIADSVRVGVSELTLAHIRERVDGVLTVTEDQIRHAVRTLATESRLVAEPGGAIAVAAYLAHSGSLPPGDVVAVVSGGNIDPPRLAEILGETLDGP, from the coding sequence GTGACGCTGATCAGCCTCGCCGATGTCCAGGCCGCCGCTGAACGGATCCGGGGCGGCATCGTCCGTACCCCGCTCGTTCCCACCCTCTGGGCGGACCGGCTCTGGCTCAAACCGGAGAACCTGCAGGTCATCGGCGCCTTCAAGATCCGCGGCGCGCTGAACGCCGTCGGCAAGCTCGCGCCCGAGGTCCGCGCCAGGGGAATCATCAGCCATTCCAGCGGCAACCACGCGCAGGCCACCGCGCTCGCTGCCCGGCACTACGGCGTCAAGGCCGTCGCGGTCATGCCCGAGGGCAGCCCTCGGGTCAAGGTCGAGCGCACTCGTGCTCTCGGGGCCGAGGTCGTGATCGTGCCTCCGCAGGACCGCGAGCCGCGCACCCTCGCGCTGGCCGAGGAGCACGGGTACGTCATCGTTCCGCCGTTCGACCACCCGGACGTCATCGCGGGGCAGGGGACGATCGGCCTGGAGATCCTCGTGGATCTGCCGTCGGCCGGGACCGTGCTCGTGCCGACGGGTGGCGGCGGCCTCGTGTCGGGGATCGCGACCGCCGTCAAGGCGCTCTCCCCGGAGACCAGGGTCATCGCGGTCGAGCCCAAGTTCGCCGCCGAGCTCCAGGAGAGCCTCGAGGTGGGCGAACGCGTCACCTGGCCCGTCGACCGTACGTACCGGACGATCGCCGACTCGGTCCGCGTCGGCGTCAGCGAGCTCACGCTGGCCCACATCCGCGAACGGGTCGACGGGGTCCTGACCGTGACCGAGGACCAGATCCGGCACGCCGTCCGTACGCTCGCGACCGAGTCCCGGCTCGTCGCCGAGCCGGGCGGCGCGATCGCCGTCGCTGCCTACCTCGCCCACTCCGGCTCGCTCCCGCCTGGCGACGTCGTCGCGGTCGTCTCCGGTGGCAACATCGACCCCCCGCGCCTGGCCGAGATCCTCGGAGAGACACTGGACGGACCATGA
- a CDS encoding PLD nuclease N-terminal domain-containing protein, translating into MPILILVALAIYCLVDVVQSPADRVRTMPRWAWALVIVAIPLIGSIGWLVAGRPRNDRAPLVGAGPGGYGGLPGDEPRRVVAPDDDPEFLNKLKQQQLSKEKERLRKWQDELERRERDLGEDSKSPDERPDQP; encoded by the coding sequence TTGCCGATTCTGATCCTGGTCGCGCTGGCGATCTACTGCCTCGTGGACGTGGTGCAGAGCCCGGCCGACCGTGTGCGCACGATGCCACGCTGGGCGTGGGCGCTGGTGATCGTGGCGATCCCGCTGATCGGGTCGATCGGCTGGCTGGTGGCCGGCCGACCGCGCAACGACCGCGCGCCGCTCGTCGGCGCCGGCCCGGGCGGGTACGGCGGCCTGCCCGGCGACGAGCCCCGGCGCGTGGTGGCGCCGGACGACGACCCGGAGTTCCTGAACAAGCTCAAGCAGCAGCAGCTGTCCAAGGAGAAGGAGCGGCTGCGCAAGTGGCAGGACGAGCTGGAGCGCCGCGAGCGTGACCTCGGCGAGGACTCCAAGTCGCCGGACGAACGTCCCGATCAGCCCTAG
- a CDS encoding DUF899 domain-containing protein: MSTETNAQPPVVSLEEWQKARDELLVAEKEATRALDALAARRRRLPMTAFANDYPFEGPDGTKTLLELFDGRRQLVVYQFMDNGPDAYCPGCTNFTNNVPAYAPSELANYDISWATVSNMPLAQIEAYKLQMGWTLPFYSSRGTTFADDCGAGGGFMLTAFLRDGDEVHRTYNTTSRGVDRVLFTHNILDVTPFGRQEEWEDSPAGWPQHPTYG; this comes from the coding sequence ATGAGCACTGAGACGAACGCCCAGCCGCCTGTCGTGTCCCTCGAAGAGTGGCAGAAGGCGCGGGACGAGCTCCTGGTCGCCGAGAAGGAAGCCACCCGCGCGTTGGACGCCCTCGCCGCACGCCGGCGCCGGCTGCCGATGACCGCGTTCGCGAACGACTATCCGTTCGAGGGCCCGGACGGCACGAAGACGCTGCTCGAGCTGTTCGACGGCCGGCGGCAGCTGGTGGTGTACCAGTTCATGGACAACGGGCCGGACGCGTACTGCCCTGGCTGCACCAACTTCACCAACAACGTGCCGGCGTACGCGCCGTCGGAGCTCGCGAACTACGACATCTCCTGGGCCACGGTCTCGAACATGCCGCTAGCCCAGATCGAGGCCTACAAGCTGCAGATGGGCTGGACGCTGCCGTTCTACTCCTCGCGCGGCACCACGTTCGCCGACGACTGCGGCGCGGGCGGCGGCTTCATGCTGACCGCGTTCCTGCGCGACGGCGACGAGGTCCACCGGACGTACAACACGACGTCGCGCGGCGTCGACCGGGTCCTGTTCACGCACAACATCCTCGACGTCACGCCGTTCGGCCGCCAGGAGGAGTGGGAGGACTCCCCCGCCGGCTGGCCGCAGCACCCGACGTACGGCTAG
- a CDS encoding phosphotransferase → MFSGTTLTKRYVSWSRGEHLREWAVLRHLALHSPGLAPLPLSASLETVPPEVVMAVIPGSPVPPSQLDALASALTRLWAVPIAGLPAVCAWVDDLRFGRMLVDGPRPSCGVTASAYDAAVEWWTGPDPALLRTRPDALVLGHRDPNLANYLWDGSRVRIVDFEDATISDPATELAIFAEHLATREVPLEEFAARFDVDSSRYLAARRLWAMFWLRLLLPGGPAEPRNPPGTADRQAERVLTLLQRL, encoded by the coding sequence ATGTTCTCCGGGACGACGCTGACCAAGCGGTACGTCTCCTGGTCTCGGGGCGAGCATCTGCGGGAGTGGGCCGTGCTCCGGCACCTGGCTCTTCATTCGCCGGGGCTGGCGCCGTTGCCGTTGTCGGCGTCGCTCGAGACGGTGCCGCCTGAGGTCGTGATGGCGGTCATCCCGGGCTCGCCGGTCCCGCCGTCCCAGCTCGACGCTTTGGCTTCGGCTCTCACGCGGCTCTGGGCAGTGCCGATCGCCGGGCTGCCGGCGGTGTGTGCCTGGGTGGACGACCTGCGCTTCGGGCGGATGCTGGTCGACGGCCCGCGCCCCTCGTGCGGGGTGACCGCTTCCGCGTACGACGCCGCCGTCGAGTGGTGGACCGGGCCGGACCCGGCACTGCTGCGGACGCGGCCGGACGCGCTCGTCCTCGGTCATCGCGACCCGAACCTCGCCAACTACCTGTGGGACGGCAGCCGGGTGCGGATCGTCGACTTCGAGGACGCCACGATCTCCGATCCGGCCACCGAGCTGGCGATCTTCGCCGAGCATCTCGCCACGCGCGAGGTGCCGCTGGAGGAGTTCGCCGCGCGCTTCGACGTGGACTCTTCGCGCTACCTGGCCGCCCGCCGGCTGTGGGCCATGTTCTGGCTGCGGCTGCTGCTGCCGGGCGGTCCGGCCGAGCCCCGCAACCCACCGGGCACCGCGGATCGCCAGGCCGAACGGGTGTTGACCCTGCTCCAGCGCCTGTGA
- the ccsB gene encoding c-type cytochrome biogenesis protein CcsB — protein MTATFAVLSNNFMYSASAVFALAMLAYAAEWALTRERKTSAAAVAVRTAVPVGAGAPVPDSSPAVEAPADDRGDRFGRIGVALSILATLLLGAAVLCRGLAAERVPWSNLYEFTTTGAFVIAVVYLAFLPRLRIRWLGLPITAFILLVVMVALILLYTPVSGLIPALRSYWLIIHVSAAALATGVFSVGAFASVLQLVKARGERRAVSSGAPLGGILSRLPSAEAIDRVAYRLHAFAFPVWTFALICGAIWAERAWGRFWGWDPKETWMFITWVVFAAYLHARSTAGWRNKVSWISLAGYACLLFNLIGVNILFSGLHSYSGI, from the coding sequence GTGACCGCCACGTTCGCGGTGCTGTCCAACAACTTCATGTACTCCGCCTCGGCGGTGTTCGCGCTGGCGATGCTGGCGTACGCGGCGGAGTGGGCGTTGACGCGGGAGCGGAAGACGTCGGCGGCCGCTGTCGCCGTCCGTACGGCGGTGCCGGTCGGCGCCGGCGCGCCGGTCCCGGACTCCTCTCCTGCTGTCGAGGCTCCCGCGGACGACCGCGGCGACCGGTTCGGGCGGATCGGGGTCGCGCTGTCGATCCTCGCGACCTTGCTGCTGGGTGCGGCCGTGCTGTGCCGCGGGCTGGCGGCCGAGCGGGTGCCGTGGAGCAACCTGTACGAGTTCACCACGACCGGCGCGTTCGTGATCGCCGTCGTGTACCTCGCGTTCCTGCCCCGGCTGCGGATTCGCTGGCTGGGGCTGCCGATCACCGCGTTCATCCTGCTGGTGGTCATGGTCGCGCTGATCCTGCTGTACACGCCGGTGTCCGGGCTGATCCCGGCGCTGCGCTCGTACTGGCTGATCATCCACGTGTCGGCGGCGGCGCTCGCGACCGGCGTATTCTCGGTCGGGGCGTTCGCCTCGGTCTTGCAGCTGGTGAAGGCCCGCGGCGAACGTCGCGCCGTCTCGTCGGGCGCGCCGTTGGGCGGGATCCTGTCCCGATTGCCTTCGGCCGAGGCGATCGACCGGGTGGCGTACCGGCTGCACGCGTTCGCGTTCCCGGTCTGGACGTTCGCGCTGATCTGCGGCGCGATCTGGGCGGAGCGGGCGTGGGGCCGGTTCTGGGGCTGGGACCCCAAGGAGACGTGGATGTTCATCACGTGGGTCGTCTTCGCCGCGTACCTGCACGCGCGCTCGACTGCCGGCTGGCGGAACAAGGTCTCCTGGATCTCCCTGGCCGGCTACGCCTGCCTGCTGTTCAACCTGATCGGCGTGAACATCCTGTTCTCCGGCCTGCACTCCTACTCCGGCATCTGA
- the resB gene encoding cytochrome c biogenesis protein ResB, whose translation MQTPPLDTVPAQEAPDKPSAPPLKPVEFARWMWRQLTSMRTALLLLFALAVASVPGSILPQRQVNPVSVVEFRRDNPGLGSFYNALGLFDVFGAPWFAAIYLALLVSLIGCIVPRTFQHVRALRARPPAAPRHLDRMPEHRSFDSSTESAAVLASAGEALKAGRFRVVDDGSSLAAERGYLREVGNLVFHLAVVVVLLGAAIGTLFGFKGTALVVVGNGFSNTVTQYDGYQGGRLFDEQSLAPFSLKVEKFTVRFETQGEQRGAAREFDAQLSYVPTPGDKPREYHLRLNHPLEIDGSRVHLIGHGYAPRFTVRDGNGDVAFTGPTPFLPQDGNFSSTGVVKVPDARPEQLGLQGIFAPTAVLDPQRGPISAFPDAVAPAVFLTAYHGDLGLDNGIPQSVYRLDTSKLTQFRVSNGEPVRYQMVPGETVTLPSGAGTVTFEGYSRWVNLQISRDPGTPVVLVGAVLALSGLLLSLVVRRRRAWVRVSEVDGRTVVEVAGLDRTEGGELGAEIDKLTATMQARVGSAEEER comes from the coding sequence ATGCAGACTCCGCCCCTGGACACCGTGCCGGCGCAGGAAGCGCCGGACAAGCCGTCGGCTCCGCCACTCAAGCCGGTCGAGTTCGCCCGCTGGATGTGGCGGCAGCTGACCTCGATGCGGACGGCGTTGCTGCTGCTGTTCGCGCTCGCGGTCGCGTCGGTGCCGGGGTCGATTCTCCCGCAGCGACAGGTGAACCCGGTCTCGGTCGTCGAGTTCCGCCGGGACAACCCCGGCCTCGGGTCGTTCTACAACGCGCTCGGACTGTTCGACGTCTTCGGTGCGCCGTGGTTCGCGGCGATCTACCTCGCGCTGCTGGTCTCGTTGATCGGCTGCATTGTCCCGCGTACGTTCCAGCACGTCCGCGCGCTCCGGGCTCGCCCGCCGGCGGCGCCGCGGCACCTGGACCGGATGCCGGAGCACCGCTCGTTCGACTCCTCCACCGAGTCCGCCGCGGTGCTCGCGTCCGCGGGCGAGGCGTTGAAGGCGGGGCGGTTCCGGGTCGTCGACGACGGCTCGTCGCTGGCGGCCGAGCGCGGCTACCTGCGCGAGGTCGGCAACCTGGTCTTCCACCTCGCGGTCGTGGTCGTCTTGCTCGGCGCCGCGATCGGCACGCTGTTCGGCTTCAAGGGCACGGCGTTGGTCGTCGTGGGGAACGGTTTCTCCAACACCGTCACGCAGTACGACGGCTATCAGGGCGGCCGGCTGTTCGACGAGCAGAGCCTCGCGCCGTTCTCGCTGAAGGTCGAGAAGTTCACCGTACGGTTCGAGACGCAGGGCGAGCAGCGCGGCGCCGCGCGCGAGTTCGACGCGCAGCTGTCGTACGTTCCGACGCCCGGCGACAAGCCGCGGGAGTACCACCTGCGGCTCAACCACCCGCTCGAGATCGACGGCTCGCGGGTGCACCTGATCGGGCACGGGTACGCGCCGCGCTTCACGGTGCGCGACGGGAACGGCGACGTCGCGTTCACCGGGCCGACCCCGTTCCTCCCGCAGGACGGCAACTTCAGCTCGACCGGCGTGGTGAAGGTGCCGGACGCGCGGCCCGAACAGCTAGGCCTGCAAGGGATTTTCGCGCCGACAGCGGTGCTCGACCCGCAGCGTGGGCCGATCTCGGCGTTCCCGGACGCGGTCGCGCCGGCGGTGTTCCTCACCGCGTACCACGGCGATCTGGGCCTGGACAACGGCATCCCGCAGTCGGTGTACCGGCTGGACACGTCGAAGCTCACCCAGTTCCGGGTGTCGAACGGTGAGCCGGTGCGGTATCAGATGGTGCCGGGCGAGACCGTCACGTTGCCGTCGGGTGCGGGCACGGTGACGTTCGAGGGCTACTCGCGCTGGGTCAACCTGCAGATCAGCCGCGACCCGGGGACGCCCGTGGTGCTCGTGGGGGCGGTGCTGGCGCTGAGCGGCTTGCTACTATCCCTTGTAGTACGTCGCCGCCGGGCCTGGGTGCGGGTATCCGAGGTCGACGGGCGTACGGTCGTCGAGGTTGCGGGCCTGGACCGCACCGAGGGCGGGGAGCTCGGCGCGGAGATCGACAAGCTCACGGCAACGATGCAGGCTCGGGTTGGATCGGCTGAGGAGGAGCGGTGA
- a CDS encoding cytochrome c biogenesis CcdA family protein, protein MNNLASIGDSFAELALSGSLALAIPVALAAGLVSFLSPCVLPLVPGYLSYVTGLSGADLESAKKGRMVTGALLFVAGFALVFVSAGALFGALGAFLGEYDDVIIRVLGVVTIVLGLAFVGLVPFLQRDFRIHNVPAVGLGAAPLLGVLFGLGWTPCIGPTLGVVATLAANEGTAGRGALLMVAYAFGLGIPFILVAIGFRKLVGTLKWVRRHQQWVTRAGGVLLIAVGVLLVTGAWDDVVGPLRQLVSGFETVV, encoded by the coding sequence ATGAACAACCTCGCGTCGATCGGTGACAGCTTCGCCGAGCTGGCCTTGTCGGGCTCGCTCGCGTTGGCGATCCCGGTCGCGCTCGCGGCGGGCCTGGTGTCGTTCCTCTCGCCGTGCGTGCTCCCGCTCGTGCCAGGCTACTTGTCCTACGTCACAGGGCTTTCCGGCGCCGATCTGGAGTCGGCGAAGAAGGGCCGCATGGTCACCGGCGCCCTGCTGTTCGTCGCCGGCTTCGCGCTGGTCTTCGTGTCGGCAGGCGCTCTGTTCGGCGCGCTCGGCGCGTTCCTCGGCGAGTACGACGACGTGATCATCCGCGTGCTCGGCGTCGTCACGATCGTGCTCGGGCTCGCGTTCGTCGGGCTCGTCCCGTTCCTGCAACGCGACTTCCGCATCCACAACGTGCCCGCCGTCGGTCTCGGCGCCGCGCCCCTGCTGGGCGTGCTGTTCGGCCTCGGTTGGACGCCGTGCATCGGGCCGACGCTCGGCGTCGTGGCGACGCTCGCGGCGAACGAGGGGACGGCTGGCCGCGGCGCGCTGCTGATGGTGGCGTACGCGTTCGGGCTCGGCATCCCGTTCATCCTGGTGGCGATCGGATTCCGCAAGCTGGTCGGCACGCTGAAGTGGGTGCGCCGGCACCAGCAGTGGGTGACGCGCGCCGGTGGTGTGCTGCTGATCGCGGTCGGCGTGCTGCTCGTCACCGGCGCGTGGGACGACGTCGTGGGGCCGCTGCGGCAGCTCGTGAGCGGCTTCGAGACAGTGGTGTGA